A region from the Vicia villosa cultivar HV-30 ecotype Madison, WI linkage group LG3, Vvil1.0, whole genome shotgun sequence genome encodes:
- the LOC131661266 gene encoding uncharacterized protein LOC131661266 isoform X2, whose product MKGSSERKYMQEFLLYAASAALSCLVIFTGLHYLDPNRESSKKALEHKKAIARRLGRPLIHTDQYEDIIAGDVINPDHIDVEFDSIGGLESIKETLFELVILPLKRPELFSHGKLLGPLKGVLLYGPPGTGKTMLAKAIARESGAVFINVRISNLMSKWFGDASKLVVAVFSLAYKLQPAIIFIDEVDSFLGQRRQSDHEALLNMKTEFMALWDGFTTNQNARIMVLAATNRPSELDEAILRRFPQSFEIGLPDQKERADILKIILKGERIEDNIDLDYIASLCEGYTGSDLFDLCQKAAYFPIRELLEYEKKGKQSPAPRRLSQVDLEKALSTTRTMVAANEYDGLNQQSSSRRTFPVDSE is encoded by the exons ATGAAGGGTTCATCAGAACGAAAGTACATGCAAGAGTTTCTCCTATACGCCGCAAGCGCCGCGTTGAGTTGTTTGGTAATATTCACAGGTCTCCATTACTTAGACCCCAACCGTGAATCTTCCAAGAAAGCTCTCGAACACAAGAAAGCCATTGCGAGACGTCTAGGTCGTCCCCTCATTCACACAGATCAATATGAG GATATAATAGCAGGCGATGTTATAAATCCTGACCACATTGATGTAGAGTTTGACTCCATTGGGGGACTGGAATCTATTAAAGAAACTTTGTTTGAGCTTGTTATTCTACCCTTAAAACGCCCTGAGTTGTTTTCGCATGGCAAGCTCCTTGGACCATTAAAGGGGGTTCTGTTGTATGGACCTCCCGGCACTGGGAAAACCATGCTTGCCAAAGCTATTGCCAGGGAGTCCGGAGCGGTTTTTATTAATGTGAGGATATCCAACCTCATGAGCAAATGGTTCGGAGATGCCTCAAAGCTTG TGGTTGCTGTATTTAGTTTGGCTTATAAGCTTCAGCCTGCcatcatattcattgatgaagtAGACAGTTTTTTGGGTCAGCGTCGTCAATCAGATCACGAGGCTTTGTTAAACATGAAAACTGAGTTCATGGCTCTATGGGATGGATTCACTACCAACC AGAATGCCCGAATTATGGTACTTGCGGCAACTAATCGTCCTTCGGAACTTGATGAAGCAATACTTCGGCGCTTTCCTCAATCCTTTGAAATTGGACTTCCTGACCAGAAGGAAAGGGCTgatatattgaaaatcatcttaaAGGGTGAGAGGATTGAAGATAACATAGACCTCGATTATATAGCTAGCTTATGCGAGGGTTACACTGGTTCAGATCTATTTGATCTTTGTCAGAAGGCCGCCTATTTTCCTATTAGAGAACTCCTGGAATATGAGAAGAAAGGGAAACAATCTCCT GCACCTAGACGATTGTCACAGGTAGATTTGGAAAAGGCCCTCTCCACTACCCGGACGATGGTTGCTGCAAACGAATACGATGGATTGAACCAACAGTCATCATCAAGACGGACATTTCCTGTTGATTCAG AGTAG
- the LOC131661266 gene encoding uncharacterized protein LOC131661266 isoform X1, with translation MKGSSERKYMQEFLLYAASAALSCLVIFTGLHYLDPNRESSKKALEHKKAIARRLGRPLIHTDQYEDIIAGDVINPDHIDVEFDSIGGLESIKETLFELVILPLKRPELFSHGKLLGPLKGVLLYGPPGTGKTMLAKAIARESGAVFINVRISNLMSKWFGDASKLVVAVFSLAYKLQPAIIFIDEVDSFLGQRRQSDHEALLNMKTEFMALWDGFTTNQNARIMVLAATNRPSELDEAILRRFPQSFEIGLPDQKERADILKIILKGERIEDNIDLDYIASLCEGYTGSDLFDLCQKAAYFPIRELLEYEKKGKQSPAPRRLSQVDLEKALSTTRTMVAANEYDGLNQQSSSRRTFPVDSGDYQAAINELYKVIISRMISQPDSQDP, from the exons ATGAAGGGTTCATCAGAACGAAAGTACATGCAAGAGTTTCTCCTATACGCCGCAAGCGCCGCGTTGAGTTGTTTGGTAATATTCACAGGTCTCCATTACTTAGACCCCAACCGTGAATCTTCCAAGAAAGCTCTCGAACACAAGAAAGCCATTGCGAGACGTCTAGGTCGTCCCCTCATTCACACAGATCAATATGAG GATATAATAGCAGGCGATGTTATAAATCCTGACCACATTGATGTAGAGTTTGACTCCATTGGGGGACTGGAATCTATTAAAGAAACTTTGTTTGAGCTTGTTATTCTACCCTTAAAACGCCCTGAGTTGTTTTCGCATGGCAAGCTCCTTGGACCATTAAAGGGGGTTCTGTTGTATGGACCTCCCGGCACTGGGAAAACCATGCTTGCCAAAGCTATTGCCAGGGAGTCCGGAGCGGTTTTTATTAATGTGAGGATATCCAACCTCATGAGCAAATGGTTCGGAGATGCCTCAAAGCTTG TGGTTGCTGTATTTAGTTTGGCTTATAAGCTTCAGCCTGCcatcatattcattgatgaagtAGACAGTTTTTTGGGTCAGCGTCGTCAATCAGATCACGAGGCTTTGTTAAACATGAAAACTGAGTTCATGGCTCTATGGGATGGATTCACTACCAACC AGAATGCCCGAATTATGGTACTTGCGGCAACTAATCGTCCTTCGGAACTTGATGAAGCAATACTTCGGCGCTTTCCTCAATCCTTTGAAATTGGACTTCCTGACCAGAAGGAAAGGGCTgatatattgaaaatcatcttaaAGGGTGAGAGGATTGAAGATAACATAGACCTCGATTATATAGCTAGCTTATGCGAGGGTTACACTGGTTCAGATCTATTTGATCTTTGTCAGAAGGCCGCCTATTTTCCTATTAGAGAACTCCTGGAATATGAGAAGAAAGGGAAACAATCTCCT GCACCTAGACGATTGTCACAGGTAGATTTGGAAAAGGCCCTCTCCACTACCCGGACGATGGTTGCTGCAAACGAATACGATGGATTGAACCAACAGTCATCATCAAGACGGACATTTCCTGTTGATTCAGGTGATTATCAAGCTGCAATCAATGAATTATATAAAGTTATAATTTCTCGTATGATTAGCCAACCAGATTCCCAGGAtccttaa
- the LOC131661265 gene encoding metal-nicotianamine transporter YSL3-like has translation MNTINNEEEREIENIEEGPVAAMEEEVNRIAPWRKQITVRGLIASLVIGVIYSVIVMKLNLTTGLVPNLNVSAALLGFVFIRVWTKILAKAKIVSVPFTRQENTIIQTCAVACYSIAVGGGFGSYLLGLNRKTYEQAGIDTPGNTPGSTKEPSIGWMTAFLFVTSFVGLLALVPIRKIMIIDYKLTYPSGTATAVLINGFHTPKGDVMAKKQVHGFVKFFASSFVWAFFQWFFTGGDTCGFVQFPTFGLQAWKNSFYFDFSMTYVGAGMICSHLVNLSLLLGAVVSWGIMWPLIRGLKGEWFPANIKESSMKSLNGYKVFISIALILGDGFYNFLKVLYFTATNIHANMKKKNLNNTFSGNQKQLPLDDLRRNEMFARENIPIWLACTGYIFFSVISIVVIPLMFPQVKWYFVLFAYVFAPSLGFCNAYGAGLTDMNMAYNYGKVALFVLAALAGKSDGVVAGLVGCGLIKSIVSISSDLMHDLKTGHLTLTSPRSMLVSQAIGTAIGCVVAPITFFLFYKAFDVGNPDGIYKAPYAIIYRNMAILGVEGFSALPSHCLQLCCGFFVFAIVANLVRDLGPKKVGRWIPLPMAMAVPFLVGGYFAIDMCMGSLIVFAWHILNKSEAGLMVPAVASGLICGDGLWILPSSILALLKIRPPICMSFFPSR, from the exons ATGAATACTATAAACaatgaagaagaaagagagataGAAAATATAGAAGAGGGTCCAGTGGCGGCTATGGAAGAGGAAGTGAATAGAATAGCACCTTGGAGGAAACAGATTACGGTTCGAGGATTAATAGCTAGTTTGGTGATTGGAGTAATTTATAGTGTGATAGTCATGAAACTGAATCTCACTACTGGATTAGTTCCTAATCTTAATGTCTCTGCTGCTCTACTTGGCTTTGTGTTTATTCGAGTTTGGACTAAGATTCTTGCAAAAGCTAAGATTGTTTCAGTTCCGTTCACTAGACAGGAGAATACCATCATTCAAACTTGTGCTGTTGCTTGCTATAGCATCGCCGTAGGAG GTGGTTTTGGGTCTTACCTATTGGGGTTGAATAGGAAGACTTATGAGCAAGCAGGGATTGATACACCGGGGAATACTCCTGGTAGTACTAAGGAGCCTTCGATTGGTTGGATGACAGCATTTCTATTTGTGACCAGTTTTGTTGGACTTTTAGCGTTGGTCCCCATTAGAAAG ATAATGATAATAGACTACAAATTAACTTATCCAAGTGGAACTGCTACAGCGGTTCTTATTAATGGATTCCATACGCCTAAAGGAGATGTCATGGCAAA GAAGCAGGTTCATGGATTCGTCAAATTCTTTGCGTCAAGCTTTGTCTGGGCGTTCTTTCAGTGGTTCTTTACTGGTGGAGATACTTGCGGCTTTGTTCAATTTCCTACTTTTGGATTGCAAGCGTGGAAAAACTC ATTTTACTTCGATTTCAGTATGACTTATGTTGGAGCAGGAATGATTTGTTCTCATCTTGTTAATTTATCATTACTTCTTGGTGCTGTGGTTTCATGGGGCATCATGTGGCCATTAATCAGAGGACTAAAAGGAGAATGGTTCcctgcaaatataaaagaaagtAGCATGAAGAGTCTCAATGGTTATAAGGTTTTCATTTCCATTGCCTTGATTCTTGGTGATGGGTTTTACAATTTTCTCAAAGTTCTCTATTTCACTGCCACAAATATCCACGCCAACATGAAAAAGAAGAATCTTAATAATACAT TTTCCGGTAACCAGAAACAGTTGCCTCTTGATGATCTAAGACGCAATGAAATGTTTGCGAGAGAAAACATTCCAATATGGTTGGCATGTACAGGATACATTTTTTTCTCCGTCATCTCTATTGTTGTAATCCCGTTGATGTTCCCTCAGGTGAAGTGGTATTTTGTCTTGTTTGCATATGTTTTTGCACCTTCTCTTGGCTTCTGCAATGCTTACGGTGCTGGATTAACCGATATGAACATGGCCTATAACTATGGAAAAGTAGCTCTCTTTGTACTTGCAGCCTTGGCTGGAAAAAGTGATGGTGTAGTTGCTGGACTTGTAGGGTGCGGTTTGATTAAATCAATCGTTTCGATTTCATCTGATTTGATGCATGATTTAAAGACAGGTCATCTCACATTGACTTCGCCGCGTTCGATGCTTGTGAGCCAAGCAATTGGTACAGCAATAGGTTGTGTTGTTGCTCCTATCACATTCTTCCTTTTTTACAAGGCTTTTGATGTTGGGAATCCCGATGGTATTTACAAGGCTCCATATGCTATTATATATCGAAACATGGCAATTTTGGGCGTGGAAGGTTTTTCCGCACTTCCAAGTCACTGCTTGCAATTGTGTTGTGGATTTTTCGTGTTCGCAATAGTGGCTAATTTGGTGAGAGATCTTGGCCCAAAAAAAGTTGGGAGATGGATTCCTCTTCCAATGGCTATGGCTGTGCCTTTTCTCGTTGGTGGTTACTTTGCCATTGACATGTGTATGGGAAGTTTGATTGTGTTTGCGTGGCATATCTTGAACAAAAGTGAAGCAGGTTTGATGGTTCCTGCAGTTGCTTCTGGTTTGATTTGTGGAGATGGATTATGGATTCTTCCTTCATCCATTCTTGCTTTGTTAAAGATTCGTCCCCCGATTTGCATGAGCTTCTTCCCATCTAGGTAG